CCTGTTTCAGCAGTCGCGGCAGTTGCACGCTGTCGCGATGGACGCCCAGGCTGTGGCCGTAGATCAGAGTGTTGCAGATGACGGCCGAGTTCACGCCGTCCTTCGCTGCGTCGAGGATCAGGTTGTCGATGGCCACGCGTGCAGCTTTGTCGACAGTCGGCTCCGGCAGGTTGTCTTCGAAGTAGATGACGTCGCTGGATTTGCCGCCCGAGGCATCGCCGACGATGCTCGAACCGCTGGTGTGCAAGAACACTTTGTTCGAGCCGCGCAGGGCATCGAGCAAGGCTTCGACCGCACCACGATGGTCGCTGCTGGCGGCGTTGATCACAGCGTCGGCGGCGCGGGCCTGTTCGGCCAGCAATGTCTTGTCGTCGAGGGTGCCGATCACCGGGGTGATGCCCAGTGCTTTCAACTCATCGGCCTGCTCGGCGCTGCGCACAAGACCGGTGACGGTGTGGCCGGCCTGGACCAGACCGGTGGCGATGGAGCCGCCGATAAAACCGGCAGCACCGGTGACGAATACGTTCATGGAGAAACTCCCTGCGTAAATAAGTGATAGAGCGAGTATCGGCCGGTGAACCCTGTGGAAAAACCCGCCCTCAACCAATTCACTCTTGCGCAGGGGTCACGAATCAGCCTTTGAAATCGGCGCTGGCGTAAGCCGCCAGTTTGCTCTGGATGAAATCCAGGAAGCACTGGATGCGCAGCGCCAGTTGCGAGTTACGGTAGTACACCGCGTTGATCGGCTGGCGATAACCGCTGTTGAATTCCGCCAGCAACACCTTGAGGCGCCCGGCGCGAATGTCGTCGATGGTCATGAAATGCGAGAGGCAGGCAATGCCCTGGCCTTCCAGCGCCAGATGGCGAACCGTCTCGCCGCTGGAGGCGCTGATCGCCGGAGAGATCGGCCAGCGGTCGCCGTGCACGTAACGCAACGGCCACTGATTGAGTCCTTCGTTCTGGGTGAAGCCGAGCAAGGTGTGTTCGCTGAGATCGGCCACCTGGAGCGGTGCGCCATGTTTTTCCAGATACGCAGGACTGGCAACGATCAGCAGCGGGCTGCAACCGAGCGACCGGGCATGCAACGTCGAATCGGCGAGGGTGCCGATGCGGATGGCGACGTCGGTGCTTTGTTCCAACAGGTCAATGATCAGGTCGTTGCTGTTGAGTTCGAGCTGGATGTCCGGGTACAGCCGACGGAATTCGTCGATGTACGGCACGATGGCGTGGAGCATGAACGGCGACGCGGCGTTGATGCGCAGTCGCCCGGACGGCGTTTGCTGACGCGAGGACAGGCGCTCTTCGAGTTGATCCATCTGGTCGAGGATCAGCTTGGCCTGTTCGAAGAAATACTTGCCCTCCTCGGTCAGGTCCATGCGCCGAGTGGTGCGGTTGATCAGCGTGGTGTCGAGCTTGGCTTCCAGCCGCGACAGCGTACGACTGACGGCCGACGGCGTCTGTCCGACCTGCTCGGCGGCGGCGGAGATCGAACCGCATTCGATCACGCAGACGAAAATCTGCAACTCATCGGATCTGGCTTTCACGGGTGTCCTCGAATCGAAAGGCCTGCTGCGCAAGCTCAGGCCTTCGATAGTAGCCGAGCGTCAGGCCTTGAGGCCAAACACCTCGGTCAGATGCTGCTCGTAACGCGCCACATCCGCTTCAATGTTCGGGCGTTTCATCACGTCCACACAGAGGAACGTCGGCAGGCCGGTCATGCCGAGAAACTCGTTGGCCTTGTGGAACGGGAAGTAAACAGCGTCGACGCCTTTGGCTTCGAAGAAGTCGGTCGGGTCATCGAACGCCTGCTGCGGTGCGTTCCAGGTCAGCGACAGCATGTATTGCTTGCCCTGGATCAGACCGCCGCTGCCGTACTTCTGCGACGAGTCGGAACG
The sequence above is a segment of the Pseudomonas sp. HS6 genome. Coding sequences within it:
- a CDS encoding NAD-dependent epimerase/dehydratase family protein, translating into MNVFVTGAAGFIGGSIATGLVQAGHTVTGLVRSAEQADELKALGITPVIGTLDDKTLLAEQARAADAVINAASSDHRGAVEALLDALRGSNKVFLHTSGSSIVGDASGGKSSDVIYFEDNLPEPTVDKAARVAIDNLILDAAKDGVNSAVICNTLIYGHSLGVHRDSVQLPRLLKQARKNGVVRHVGTGQNIWSNVHIEDVVSLYLLALTKNVPGTFYFVESGEASFIDMTTAMAEALNLGLPQDWPLKDAEAEWGYEMANYGLGSNSRVRGKHARELLGWAPKRTSVVEWIRNDMV
- a CDS encoding LysR family transcriptional regulator, yielding MKARSDELQIFVCVIECGSISAAAEQVGQTPSAVSRTLSRLEAKLDTTLINRTTRRMDLTEEGKYFFEQAKLILDQMDQLEERLSSRQQTPSGRLRINAASPFMLHAIVPYIDEFRRLYPDIQLELNSNDLIIDLLEQSTDVAIRIGTLADSTLHARSLGCSPLLIVASPAYLEKHGAPLQVADLSEHTLLGFTQNEGLNQWPLRYVHGDRWPISPAISASSGETVRHLALEGQGIACLSHFMTIDDIRAGRLKVLLAEFNSGYRQPINAVYYRNSQLALRIQCFLDFIQSKLAAYASADFKG